In one window of Kitasatospora sp. MMS16-BH015 DNA:
- a CDS encoding FAD-binding and (Fe-S)-binding domain-containing protein yields the protein MATLSAADHTELARALGRAVRGEVRFDPAERAVYSQDASNYRHLPLGVVSPADRADVHAALAVCRERGVPVLARGAGTSVGGQAIAPGAVAFDFRRHLGRVLAVDPAARTARVEPGAVLDRLQATAHPHGLRFGPDPSTHSRCTLGGMIGNDSCGAHSLAWGRTSDNLHSLEVLLADGTELTLTGPTTPEQRRELRQRPGREGELHRSLQDLAAGHLPLLRTGLPDLPRRTSGYALDALLPERGYDLARAFTGTEGTCGLLLGATVRLVEDPPARALLIAGYPDETAAADAVPGLLPLRPLTVEGMAADLIEALLAAGPRPPALGHLPEGGCWLFLETGGATPAAALDAARALAATVRRTPRATTALVTDPAAQRALWAVREAGAGIVTRLPDGRQAWPGWEDSAVPVERLGSYLRELRSLLKRHGLRGVPYGHFGEGCVHLRIDFPLPGGQGAAVFREFMEQAADLVVAHGGSLSGEHGDGQARAELLPRMYRPEVIALFGEFKRSWDPDDTFNPGALVDPRPLDADLRFPGRDLLPLALPYEQDGGSLLTAVHRCVGVAKCLDTETGVMCPSYMATGEERHSTRGRVRLLAELLRGEFLTNGWQSEDVREALDLCLGCKGCASDCPVHVDMATYRTEFLHQHYRRRLRPRAHYSLGWLPLWLRAAALAPALADRAVRSPLLRRLGGIEPERPVPALPTETFARWYRRHRAANPELPGATPVVLWPDTFTNLLDPAPARAAVEALERLGFAVRLPTGPVCCGLTWISTGQLAPARAALRRSLRAVPPGLPVIGLEPSCTAALREEAPRLLGAEAGGLAGRVRTLAEFLEESGVELPSAPSRAITQVHCHQHAVLGTAADRRIEARLGIANQVLDSGCCGLAGDFGFTAGHHDVSVAAAERRLLPAVRAADPDTEVLADGFSCRTQIAGLAPGRRARHLAELLRDRLPDRPRAT from the coding sequence ATGGCCACCCTCTCCGCCGCCGACCACACCGAGCTGGCCCGCGCGCTCGGCCGCGCCGTCCGCGGCGAGGTCCGCTTCGACCCGGCCGAGCGGGCGGTGTACAGCCAGGACGCCTCCAACTACCGCCACCTGCCGCTCGGTGTGGTCAGCCCGGCCGACCGGGCCGACGTGCACGCGGCCCTCGCGGTCTGCCGGGAGCGCGGGGTGCCGGTGCTGGCGCGCGGGGCGGGCACCAGCGTGGGCGGGCAGGCGATCGCGCCGGGGGCGGTGGCGTTCGACTTCCGGCGGCACCTCGGCCGGGTGCTCGCGGTCGATCCGGCGGCCCGCACCGCCCGGGTGGAGCCGGGCGCGGTGCTGGACCGGCTGCAGGCCACCGCCCACCCGCACGGGCTGCGCTTCGGGCCCGACCCGTCCACGCACAGCCGCTGCACCCTCGGCGGCATGATCGGCAACGACTCCTGCGGCGCCCACTCGCTCGCCTGGGGCCGCACCTCGGACAACCTGCACAGCCTCGAGGTGCTGCTCGCCGACGGCACCGAGCTCACCCTGACCGGCCCCACCACCCCCGAGCAGCGCCGCGAGCTCCGCCAACGGCCGGGCCGCGAAGGCGAGTTGCACCGCAGCCTGCAAGACCTCGCGGCCGGCCACCTCCCGCTCCTGCGCACCGGCCTGCCCGACCTTCCCCGCCGCACCTCCGGCTACGCCCTGGACGCCCTGCTGCCCGAGCGCGGCTACGACCTCGCCCGCGCCTTCACCGGCACCGAGGGCACCTGCGGCCTGCTGCTCGGCGCGACCGTCCGCCTGGTCGAGGACCCGCCCGCCCGCGCCCTGCTGATCGCCGGATACCCGGACGAGACGGCCGCCGCCGACGCCGTCCCCGGCCTGCTGCCGCTGCGCCCGCTCACCGTGGAGGGCATGGCCGCCGATCTGATCGAGGCCCTGCTCGCGGCCGGCCCGCGGCCGCCGGCGCTCGGCCACCTGCCCGAGGGCGGCTGCTGGCTCTTCCTGGAGACCGGCGGCGCGACCCCGGCCGCCGCGCTGGACGCCGCCCGGGCCCTGGCCGCCACCGTCCGCCGCACCCCGCGCGCCACCACCGCCCTGGTCACCGACCCGGCCGCCCAGCGCGCCCTCTGGGCCGTCCGGGAGGCCGGGGCCGGCATCGTGACCAGGCTGCCGGACGGCCGCCAGGCCTGGCCCGGCTGGGAGGACTCGGCCGTCCCGGTGGAGCGACTCGGCTCCTACCTCCGCGAGTTGCGTTCTCTACTGAAACGGCACGGGCTGCGCGGCGTGCCGTACGGCCACTTCGGCGAGGGCTGCGTCCACCTGCGGATCGACTTCCCGCTGCCCGGTGGCCAAGGAGCGGCCGTCTTCCGGGAGTTCATGGAGCAGGCGGCCGATCTGGTGGTGGCGCACGGCGGTTCGCTCTCCGGCGAGCACGGAGACGGCCAGGCCCGGGCCGAGCTGCTGCCGCGGATGTACCGGCCCGAAGTCATCGCGCTGTTCGGCGAGTTCAAGCGCAGCTGGGATCCGGACGACACCTTCAACCCGGGCGCCCTGGTCGACCCGCGTCCGCTGGACGCCGATCTCCGCTTCCCCGGGCGGGATCTGCTGCCGCTGGCGCTCCCCTACGAGCAGGACGGCGGCAGCCTGCTGACCGCCGTGCACCGCTGCGTGGGCGTGGCCAAGTGCCTGGACACCGAGACCGGGGTGATGTGCCCCAGCTACATGGCCACCGGCGAGGAGCGGCACTCCACCCGGGGCCGGGTCCGGCTGCTCGCGGAGCTGCTGCGCGGCGAATTCCTCACCAACGGCTGGCAGTCCGAAGACGTGCGGGAGGCGCTGGACCTCTGCCTCGGCTGCAAGGGCTGCGCGAGCGACTGCCCGGTGCACGTGGACATGGCCACCTACCGCACCGAGTTCCTGCACCAGCACTACCGCCGCCGGCTGCGCCCCCGCGCGCACTACTCGCTCGGCTGGCTGCCGCTCTGGCTGCGCGCCGCCGCCCTCGCCCCGGCGCTCGCCGACCGGGCCGTCCGCTCCCCGCTGCTCCGCCGGCTCGGCGGGATCGAGCCCGAACGTCCGGTGCCCGCCCTGCCCACCGAGACCTTCGCCCGCTGGTACCGCCGCCACCGGGCCGCCAACCCCGAACTCCCGGGTGCCACACCGGTGGTGCTCTGGCCGGACACCTTCACCAACCTGCTCGACCCGGCCCCGGCCCGGGCCGCCGTCGAGGCCCTGGAGCGGCTCGGCTTCGCCGTCCGGCTGCCCACCGGCCCGGTCTGCTGCGGCCTCACCTGGATCTCCACCGGCCAGCTCGCCCCGGCCCGGGCGGCACTGCGGCGCAGCCTGCGGGCCGTACCGCCCGGCCTGCCGGTGATCGGGCTGGAACCGAGCTGCACGGCCGCACTGCGCGAGGAGGCGCCGCGACTGCTGGGTGCGGAGGCCGGTGGCCTGGCCGGGCGGGTCCGCACGCTGGCCGAGTTCCTGGAGGAGAGCGGGGTCGAGCTGCCCAGCGCCCCGAGCCGGGCGATCACCCAGGTGCACTGCCACCAGCACGCGGTGCTCGGCACCGCGGCCGA
- a CDS encoding HIT family protein — MRDDLRTEPGQTPAPSPYVSRLPIGERIELREGAVPTWEVFPFEGEIRAKVLAAPVLPEPPRHGEDGAETCGLCTKPDSEFLWTDERWRLSDTGEPSGLPAALLLQPRDHHDLADLPAELAAEIGPMLQRVERAVRTLGGIARVHVNRWGDGAAHLHLWLIARPEGMVQMRGTCLPLWDEVLPPLPEAEWRETNRRIALAMAAEGGTAHC; from the coding sequence ATGAGAGATGATCTTAGGACCGAGCCCGGCCAGACTCCTGCCCCGAGCCCGTACGTCTCCCGGCTGCCGATCGGTGAGCGGATCGAGCTGCGCGAGGGGGCCGTCCCGACCTGGGAGGTCTTCCCGTTCGAGGGCGAGATCCGGGCCAAGGTGCTCGCCGCGCCCGTGCTGCCGGAGCCGCCACGGCACGGTGAGGACGGCGCCGAGACCTGTGGCCTGTGCACCAAGCCGGACTCCGAGTTCCTCTGGACGGACGAGCGGTGGCGGCTGAGCGACACCGGTGAGCCCAGCGGGCTCCCGGCGGCGCTGCTGCTCCAGCCCCGTGACCACCACGACCTCGCCGACCTCCCGGCCGAGCTGGCGGCCGAGATCGGGCCGATGCTCCAGCGGGTGGAGCGGGCCGTGCGGACGCTCGGCGGCATCGCCCGGGTGCACGTGAACCGCTGGGGCGACGGCGCCGCCCACCTGCACCTCTGGCTGATCGCCCGGCCCGAGGGCATGGTGCAGATGCGCGGCACCTGCCTGCCGCTCTGGGACGAGGTGCTGCCGCCGCTGCCGGAGGCGGAGTGGCGGGAGACCAACCGGCGGATCGCGCTGGCGATGGCCGCCGAGGGCGGCACCGCACACTGCTGA